One region of Oncorhynchus keta strain PuntledgeMale-10-30-2019 chromosome 24, Oket_V2, whole genome shotgun sequence genomic DNA includes:
- the LOC118357595 gene encoding fructose-bisphosphate aldolase A produces MPHAFPFLTPDQKKELSDIAHKIVAKGKGILAADESTGSVAKRFQSINTENTEENRRLYRQLLFTADERAGPCIGGVIFFHETLYQKTDAGKTFPQHVKSRGWLVGIKVDKGVVPLAGTNGETTTQGLDGLYERCAQYKKDGCDFAKWRCVLKITSTTPSRLAIMENCNVLARYASICQMHGIVPIVEPEILPDGDHDLKRTQYVTEKVLAAMYKALSDHHVYLEGTLLKPNMVTAGHSCSHKYTHQDIAMATITALRRTVPPAVPGITFLSGGQSEEEASINLNIMNQCPLHRPWAITFSYGRALQASALKAWAGKPGNGKAAQEEFIKRALANSLACQGKYVSSGDSAAAGDSLFVANHAY; encoded by the exons ATGCCTCACGCATTCCCTTTCCTCACTCCTGACCAGAAGAAGGAGCTTAGTGACATTGCTCACAAGATCGTCGCCAAGGGCAAGGGAATCCTCGCCGCTGATGAGTCTACCG GCAGCGTTGCCAAGCGCTTCCAGAGCATCAACACTGAGaacacagaggagaacaggagactgTACCGTCAGCTGCTCTTCACCGCTGACGAGCGCGCCGGTCCTTGCATTGGTGGTGTCATCTTCTTCCACGAGACCCTGTACCAGAAAACCGATGCCGGCAAGACCTTCCCTCAGCACGTCAAGTCCAGAGGCTGGCTGGTAGGCATCAAGGTTGACAAAGGTGTCGTCCCCCTCGCCGGAACCAACGGAGAGACCACCACCCAGG GTTTGGATGGCCTGTATGAGCGTTGCGCCCAGTATAAGAAGGACGGTTGCGACTTTGCCAAGTGGCGTTGTGTGCTGAAAATCACCTCCACCACCCCCTCTCGCCTTGCTATCATGGAGAATTGCAATGTCCTGGCCCGTTATGCCAGCATTTGCCAGATG CACGGCATTGTCCCCATTGTTGAGCCCGAGATCCTCCCCGACGGTGACCATGACCTGAAGCGCACCCAGTACGTGACTGAGAAGGTCCTGGCCGCAATGTACAAGGCTCTGTCcgaccaccacgtctacctggaGGGTACCCTCCTGAAGCCCAACATGGTCACTGCTGGACATTCCTGCTCACACAAGTACACCCACCAGGACATCGCCATGGCCACCATTACCGCCCTGCGCCGTACCGTGCCCCCAGCAGTCCCTG GCATCACCTTCCTGTCCGGTGGCCAGTCTGAGGAGGAAGCCTCCATCAACCTGAATATCATGAACCAGTGCCCCCTGCACAGGCCATGGGCCATTACTTTCTCCTATGGCCGTGCCCTCCAGGCATCCGCCCTTAAGGCATGGGCTGGCAAGCCCGGGAACGGCAAGGCTGCCCAGGAGGAGTTCATCAAGAGAGCACTG GCCAACAGCCTGGCCTGCCAAGGCAAGTATGTTTCTTCCGGAGACAGCGCCGCTGCTGGAGATTCACTGTTCGTGGCCAACCATGCTTATTAA